The proteins below are encoded in one region of Enhydrobacter sp.:
- a CDS encoding SDR family oxidoreductase, with the protein MSSIASRAVIVTGGSRGLGLGLIADLVANGYRVATCSRSSSRELEDLVATGRVLWKKGTVGEARDDDAFFSAAEAWAGPDGIWGLVNNAAVSSEGILATFPNVDSEQIIQTNLVGALYMARLAAGHMLRRTTGGRIINISSIIGLRGHTGLAAYSASKAGMDGMTRALAREIGRRQITVNSINPGYLDTDASSSLQEVQRRQIVNRTPLGRLGRVEDVSPVVRFLLSDDACFITGQCLVVDGGVTC; encoded by the coding sequence ATGTCGAGCATTGCTTCCCGCGCCGTTATCGTCACCGGCGGCAGCCGAGGCTTGGGCCTCGGGCTGATCGCCGACCTCGTGGCCAATGGTTATCGCGTCGCGACCTGCAGTCGAAGCTCGTCGCGGGAACTCGAGGATCTCGTGGCGACCGGCAGGGTGCTGTGGAAGAAGGGCACCGTGGGCGAGGCACGCGACGACGATGCCTTCTTTTCTGCGGCCGAGGCCTGGGCAGGGCCGGATGGCATCTGGGGCCTGGTGAACAACGCCGCCGTGTCGAGCGAAGGAATCCTGGCGACATTCCCCAACGTCGATTCCGAGCAGATCATCCAGACCAACCTCGTGGGCGCGCTTTATATGGCTCGCCTTGCTGCAGGCCACATGCTGCGTCGCACGACAGGCGGCCGCATCATCAACATCTCTTCGATCATCGGCCTGCGCGGCCACACCGGGCTCGCTGCCTATTCCGCCTCCAAGGCCGGCATGGACGGCATGACGCGTGCCCTCGCGCGCGAGATCGGCCGACGGCAGATCACGGTGAACTCGATCAACCCGGGCTATCTCGACACCGACGCTTCCTCGTCATTGCAGGAAGTGCAGCGCCGCCAGATCGTCAATCGCACCCCACTGGGGCGCCTGGGCCGCGTCGAGGACGTGTCGCCGGTGGTTCGCTTCCTGTTGAGCGACGATGCCTGCTTCATCACCGGTCAGTGCCTGGTTGTAGACGGGGGCGTGACCTGCTGA
- a CDS encoding DUF6306 domain-containing protein encodes MTRNPENQPSSPACLAHEADDTYMGFASRDEIAAFLNELLEAERAGTGVALRSAEAAAGTPFAALLRDVHHDEARWCAMLFKQLKALGAPASAKVGAFQEKALAIQDLRERIAFLNRGQAWVVRKLGEMLPKVRDDALHRDLQEMLQAHEANIERARKALETS; translated from the coding sequence ATGACCAGGAATCCCGAGAACCAGCCGAGCTCGCCAGCCTGCCTCGCGCACGAGGCCGACGACACCTACATGGGCTTCGCCAGTCGAGACGAGATTGCGGCCTTCCTGAACGAGCTGCTGGAGGCCGAACGCGCCGGCACCGGCGTCGCGCTGCGCAGCGCCGAGGCAGCGGCAGGGACGCCGTTCGCGGCGCTTCTGCGCGACGTCCATCACGACGAGGCGCGCTGGTGCGCCATGCTTTTCAAGCAGCTCAAGGCGCTTGGCGCCCCGGCCTCGGCCAAAGTCGGCGCCTTCCAGGAAAAGGCGCTGGCCATCCAGGACCTGCGCGAGCGCATCGCCTTCCTCAATCGCGGCCAGGCCTGGGTCGTGCGCAAGCTGGGCGAGATGCTGCCCAAGGTGCGGGACGATGCCCTCCATCGCGACCTCCAGGAGATGCTGCAAGCCCACGAGGCCAACATCGAGCGCGCTCGCAAGGCTCTGGAGACCTCTTAG
- a CDS encoding outer membrane beta-barrel protein — MARLAKRSLCWEIAALAIVGWSGSVLAQTPYGTAAPEQRYAPPPGQDFQNPREAAAENYNPPGVRVGSFLLFPTLELDEAYTDNIYASSSQRVGSFIQLVNPSLQLRSQWGQHALNFFARGSFGFYSADATQNYQDIQAGFDGRYDITPESNFYGGATYTRAHYFPGTPNAVIGPFPVSIYNQYTANAGYFQQFGRFRARLDGQFDAYDYLNNGQGPNQGFSFNSDFNRIELRESLRIGYEFLPGYEIWTRGGLNQRRYQNNPDSSGLFHNSSGFEVVGGFAVQISTITSFEVFAGYIQQNYVDPAFPTISVPTFGLTGYWSPLRQLLVKPYIRRTIDESSLSTASAYINTSGGLDVSYNFLPNVRLDGHADYSVADYQIAVGEQGRYDQYWTIRAGVTYQPTPNFFIGPSYQFIHRTSNQVGLDYDANQIMLRLGAQL; from the coding sequence TTGGCGCGGTTGGCAAAACGTTCCTTGTGCTGGGAGATCGCGGCGCTCGCGATCGTCGGCTGGAGTGGGAGCGTCCTTGCCCAGACCCCGTACGGGACCGCAGCGCCCGAACAGCGATATGCGCCGCCGCCGGGTCAGGATTTTCAGAACCCGCGGGAGGCGGCGGCCGAGAACTACAATCCGCCGGGAGTGAGAGTGGGCTCCTTCCTTCTCTTCCCCACGCTCGAGTTGGACGAGGCCTATACCGACAACATCTATGCCTCATCATCCCAACGAGTCGGAAGCTTCATCCAGCTCGTGAATCCGAGCCTGCAATTGCGCTCGCAATGGGGACAGCACGCGCTGAACTTCTTCGCCCGAGGCAGCTTCGGCTTCTACAGCGCCGATGCGACCCAGAATTATCAGGACATCCAAGCCGGCTTCGATGGTCGCTACGACATCACTCCGGAGTCCAATTTCTATGGCGGTGCGACTTACACCCGTGCACACTACTTCCCGGGCACCCCAAATGCCGTGATCGGCCCCTTTCCGGTCTCCATATACAACCAGTACACGGCGAACGCCGGCTACTTTCAGCAGTTTGGGCGCTTTCGGGCCCGCCTGGACGGTCAATTCGACGCCTACGACTACCTCAACAACGGGCAGGGTCCTAACCAAGGCTTCAGTTTCAATAGCGATTTCAATCGCATCGAGCTGCGAGAAAGCCTGCGAATTGGGTACGAATTCCTGCCGGGCTACGAGATCTGGACGAGAGGCGGCCTAAATCAGCGGCGTTACCAAAACAATCCGGACTCCTCCGGTCTTTTTCACAATTCGTCCGGCTTCGAGGTCGTCGGCGGCTTTGCCGTCCAGATCAGCACCATCACCTCGTTCGAGGTATTCGCCGGCTATATTCAGCAGAACTATGTCGATCCGGCGTTCCCCACGATCAGCGTCCCGACCTTTGGCCTGACCGGCTACTGGAGCCCGCTCCGGCAACTGCTCGTGAAGCCGTATATTCGCCGGACTATCGACGAATCGTCGTTGTCGACCGCATCGGCCTACATCAACACGAGCGGCGGTCTGGACGTGAGCTACAATTTCCTACCCAACGTCCGCCTCGACGGCCATGCCGATTATTCGGTAGCCGATTACCAGATCGCCGTCGGGGAACAGGGCCGCTATGATCAATACTGGACGATTCGTGCCGGCGTGACCTACCAGCCGACGCCCAATTTCTTCATCGGGCCGAGCTACCAGTTCATCCATCGAACATCCAATCAGGTCGGATTGGACTACGACGCCAACCAGATCATGCTCCGCTTGGGCGCGCAGCTCTGA
- a CDS encoding substrate-binding protein yields MTQRVHSNALSRRGLLQASTALAGASLAAPFLALPALAEDHPAIGTYPAGSSGSSVFVGITCPRTGTYAVQGEDEIKGCELAIEHINSGHPLIKAISPKTTKGVLGKEVKYGIADDGAKPNSAVQNISRFITEDKAVVFTGGTSSAVAVALNKLAQREKVLYMTSISGSNDTTGKDCVRYGFRECFYGQTAAAGVGPVLLKAFGKGKKAAYLTPDYTYGHTVQKSMEEFLNKNGGWTTATNQVAPLGAPDYSSYLLNVVNSGADFLLNINWGHDAVLSIQQAKQFGVLGKMKLVVPYQTPFLAREVGAELTQGVYAATDFWWSLEDKYPLAKMFVEAFDKKYGYKPEWGANACYLQFAFWANAVETAGTFYPPEVIKVLESGAKLQSTVGEVHFRPEDHQLVRPVIIVRGKKPADMKNKEDFWEVLEVLPGEPLMQKPDAFGCKLGAYT; encoded by the coding sequence ATGACACAGCGTGTCCATTCCAATGCCTTGTCGCGGCGCGGGCTGCTTCAGGCGAGCACGGCTTTGGCCGGCGCGTCGCTGGCCGCACCGTTCCTGGCGCTTCCCGCACTCGCCGAGGACCATCCGGCGATCGGCACCTATCCGGCCGGTTCGAGCGGCTCGTCGGTCTTTGTCGGCATCACATGCCCGCGTACCGGCACCTATGCGGTGCAGGGAGAGGACGAGATCAAGGGCTGCGAGCTCGCGATCGAGCATATCAACAGCGGCCACCCGCTGATCAAGGCGATCTCACCCAAGACGACGAAGGGCGTGCTCGGCAAGGAAGTGAAATACGGCATCGCCGATGATGGTGCAAAGCCGAACAGCGCGGTGCAGAATATTTCGCGCTTCATCACCGAGGACAAGGCGGTGGTGTTCACCGGCGGCACCTCGAGCGCCGTCGCGGTGGCGCTGAACAAGCTCGCGCAGCGCGAGAAGGTGCTCTACATGACGAGCATCTCCGGCTCCAACGATACGACCGGCAAGGATTGCGTGCGCTACGGCTTCCGTGAGTGCTTCTATGGCCAGACAGCCGCGGCAGGCGTCGGTCCGGTGCTGCTGAAGGCGTTCGGCAAAGGCAAGAAAGCCGCCTATCTGACGCCGGACTACACCTACGGCCACACCGTCCAGAAGTCGATGGAGGAGTTCCTCAACAAGAACGGCGGCTGGACGACCGCGACCAACCAGGTCGCGCCGCTCGGCGCGCCGGACTACAGCTCGTATCTCCTGAACGTCGTCAATTCCGGCGCCGACTTCCTGCTTAACATCAACTGGGGGCACGACGCGGTCCTGTCGATCCAGCAGGCCAAGCAGTTCGGCGTGCTCGGCAAGATGAAGCTCGTGGTGCCCTACCAGACGCCGTTCCTGGCGCGCGAGGTCGGTGCCGAGCTGACGCAGGGCGTCTATGCCGCGACGGATTTCTGGTGGAGCCTCGAGGACAAGTACCCCCTGGCCAAGATGTTCGTCGAGGCCTTCGACAAGAAATACGGCTACAAGCCGGAATGGGGAGCCAACGCCTGCTATCTGCAATTCGCCTTCTGGGCGAATGCCGTGGAGACGGCCGGCACTTTCTATCCGCCCGAGGTGATCAAGGTGCTCGAATCGGGCGCCAAGCTGCAGTCGACGGTCGGCGAGGTGCATTTCCGGCCCGAAGACCACCAGCTCGTCCGCCCCGTGATCATCGTCCGCGGCAAGAAGCCCGCCGACATGAAGAACAAGGAGGACTTCTGGGAGGTTCTCGAGGTTCTGCCCGGCGAGCCGCTGATGCAGAAGCCCGACGCCTTCGGCTGCAAGCTCGGCGCCTACACCTGA
- a CDS encoding metallophosphoesterase family protein encodes MILDRLFGRRPETLLGEIPPGVAVYAIGDVHGRFDLLQDLLARIVDDADRHADVRRNLIFLGDYIDRGPESRSVVEALLQDPLPGFATIRLMGNHEEAFLAFLDGKTDGLDWLAYGGLETLMSYGVSLRHLPRTEDAVGALRRSVAASVPASHIELLRRCALYQCVGDYLFVHAGVRPGVPLEQQTPADLLWIRDDFLRSKVPLPEHVVVHGHTICDFPQDRRHRINIDTGAFASGRLTCLVLRGAGRRFISTTDR; translated from the coding sequence ATGATCCTTGATCGGTTGTTTGGACGCAGGCCGGAAACCCTGCTGGGGGAGATCCCTCCCGGTGTGGCCGTCTACGCCATCGGCGACGTCCACGGTCGCTTCGATCTGCTGCAGGACTTGCTGGCGCGTATCGTCGATGACGCCGACCGGCATGCCGACGTCCGTCGCAACCTGATCTTTTTGGGTGACTATATCGACCGCGGGCCCGAGAGCCGCAGTGTCGTCGAGGCGCTCCTGCAGGACCCGTTGCCCGGCTTCGCGACGATCCGTCTGATGGGCAACCACGAGGAGGCCTTCCTCGCCTTCCTCGACGGCAAGACCGATGGCCTCGACTGGCTGGCGTATGGCGGCCTCGAAACGCTGATGTCCTATGGCGTGTCCCTGCGCCATCTGCCGCGGACCGAGGACGCGGTGGGGGCGCTTAGGCGGTCGGTGGCGGCGTCTGTTCCCGCGAGTCACATCGAGCTTTTGCGCCGCTGTGCTCTCTATCAATGTGTGGGCGATTACTTGTTCGTCCATGCGGGCGTCCGCCCCGGCGTGCCCCTCGAACAGCAGACGCCGGCCGATCTGCTGTGGATCCGCGACGACTTCCTGCGCAGCAAGGTGCCGCTGCCGGAGCACGTGGTCGTGCACGGTCACACGATCTGCGACTTCCCGCAGGATCGGCGGCACCGCATCAACATCGACACCGGCGCCTTCGCCAGCGGTCGGTTGACCTGTCTGGTGCTGCGCGGGGCGGGCCGCCGATTCATCTCGACGACCGATCGCTGA
- a CDS encoding amidohydrolase/deacetylase family metallohydrolase: MNDLVLKGGRIVDPSQGLDKTADIAFAGGKVAAIGDGLAGKDVRDIAGKIVCPGLIDLHTHVYWGGTSLGVEAELLARTGGVTTFVDAGSAGPGNFHGFRRHVIERSPVRILPFLNVSFAGIFAFSRTVMVGEGADMRLLDAREAVRVAREHKDLVLGIKVRVGRSASGDSGIMPLDIALDVAEETGLPLMAHLDAPPPARHEVVSRLRKGDILTHCFRPFPNAPVRPDGKVRAEILASRQRGVIFDIGHGSGSFGFGTTRGMLAAGFLPDVISSDVHALSIDGPAFDLLTTMSKFLCLGVDLPTVVKLATVGAASAIRRPDLGTLETGAIGDATVIDLKSGTFDYADAVGERMIGDERLLSAGVVLAGRWWHPS; the protein is encoded by the coding sequence ATGAACGATCTGGTGTTGAAGGGCGGGCGCATCGTCGATCCGTCGCAGGGACTGGACAAGACGGCGGATATCGCCTTCGCCGGCGGCAAGGTGGCGGCGATCGGCGACGGACTGGCCGGCAAGGACGTTCGCGACATCGCGGGCAAGATCGTCTGCCCCGGCCTGATCGACCTGCATACGCACGTCTATTGGGGCGGCACCTCGCTCGGCGTCGAGGCCGAGTTGCTGGCGCGCACTGGCGGCGTCACCACCTTTGTCGATGCCGGCAGTGCGGGCCCGGGCAATTTCCACGGCTTCCGGCGGCATGTCATCGAGCGCTCGCCCGTGCGCATCCTGCCCTTTCTCAACGTCTCCTTCGCCGGCATCTTCGCCTTCTCGAGGACGGTGATGGTCGGCGAGGGTGCCGACATGCGCCTGCTCGATGCCCGCGAGGCGGTGCGCGTGGCGCGCGAGCACAAGGACCTGGTGCTCGGCATCAAGGTGCGCGTGGGCAGATCGGCGAGCGGGGACTCGGGCATCATGCCGCTCGATATCGCACTCGACGTGGCCGAGGAGACGGGCCTGCCGCTGATGGCGCATCTCGACGCGCCGCCGCCGGCTCGCCACGAGGTGGTGAGCCGGCTGCGCAAAGGCGACATTCTCACGCACTGCTTCCGGCCGTTCCCCAATGCCCCGGTGCGGCCGGACGGCAAAGTGCGCGCGGAGATTCTGGCGTCACGCCAGCGCGGCGTGATCTTCGACATCGGCCATGGCAGTGGCTCGTTCGGCTTCGGCACGACCCGCGGCATGCTGGCAGCCGGCTTCCTGCCTGACGTGATATCCTCGGACGTGCATGCGCTCTCGATCGACGGACCTGCTTTCGACCTTCTCACCACCATGTCGAAGTTCCTGTGCCTGGGCGTCGACCTGCCCACGGTGGTCAAGCTCGCCACCGTCGGCGCGGCGTCGGCCATACGACGACCGGATCTGGGCACACTCGAGACAGGCGCTATCGGCGACGCCACCGTGATCGATCTGAAGAGCGGAACGTTCGACTATGCCGACGCGGTCGGCGAGCGCATGATAGGAGACGAGCGGCTGTTGTCGGCCGGCGTCGTGCTGGCGGGCCGCTGGTGGCATCCGTCATGA
- a CDS encoding branched-chain amino acid ABC transporter permease, which translates to MFTWANLVSQMFNGLALGALLALISSGLTIIYGTLGVLNLAHGAMFMLGGYAGYVAFDATGSYIVAVIAGTLFLLVVGVVMERVVIRHFYSRPHEDQLLVTFGLGICFVEAVRFFFSSLTKTVPAPPLLSGITSLGFMFYPTYRLAVVGIVAVALIVLYFVLYRTRLGMIVRAGIEDSVMVDSLGIDVHKVFMVVFGIGAMAAGFAGIVNAPVVSLTPDVGEAILVQTFVVVVIGGVGSFPGAVLGGLIAGEIISITSMIDPGYAYVMLFAAMTLVLLVRPHGLLGARGRE; encoded by the coding sequence GTGTTTACGTGGGCTAATCTCGTCTCGCAAATGTTCAACGGCCTGGCGCTGGGGGCGCTGCTTGCGCTCATCAGCTCCGGGCTGACGATCATCTACGGCACGCTCGGCGTGCTGAACCTGGCGCACGGCGCCATGTTCATGCTGGGCGGCTACGCCGGCTACGTCGCATTCGACGCGACCGGCTCCTACATCGTCGCGGTGATTGCCGGCACGTTGTTCCTGCTGGTGGTGGGCGTGGTGATGGAGCGGGTGGTCATACGCCATTTCTACAGCCGCCCGCACGAGGATCAGCTCCTGGTCACATTCGGCCTCGGCATCTGTTTCGTCGAGGCGGTCCGTTTCTTCTTCTCGAGCCTGACGAAGACCGTGCCGGCGCCGCCCTTGCTGTCGGGCATCACCTCGCTCGGCTTCATGTTCTACCCGACCTACCGCCTGGCCGTCGTCGGCATCGTGGCGGTGGCCCTGATCGTTCTCTACTTCGTCCTCTATCGCACGCGTCTCGGCATGATCGTCCGTGCCGGCATCGAGGACTCGGTGATGGTCGATTCGCTGGGGATCGACGTCCACAAGGTATTCATGGTCGTGTTCGGCATCGGCGCGATGGCCGCGGGCTTCGCCGGTATCGTGAATGCGCCGGTGGTGTCGCTCACGCCCGACGTCGGCGAGGCGATCCTGGTGCAGACCTTCGTCGTGGTGGTGATCGGCGGCGTCGGATCTTTCCCGGGCGCGGTGCTCGGCGGCCTGATCGCGGGCGAAATCATCAGCATCACCTCGATGATCGATCCGGGCTACGCCTATGTCATGCTCTTCGCCGCGATGACCCTCGTCCTGCTGGTGCGGCCACACGGCCTGCTCGGCGCGCGAGGTCGCGAATGA
- a CDS encoding MAPEG family protein gives MFEAPTVFYAVALVVVVAGIADPLYAGCAWAFLVLRVLHSVVQATVNLVPLRLLLFVLSWAALVPMIVCPLWTL, from the coding sequence CTGTTCGAGGCGCCGACCGTGTTCTACGCGGTGGCGCTCGTGGTGGTGGTCGCCGGAATCGCGGATCCCCTGTACGCAGGCTGCGCTTGGGCGTTTCTCGTCCTTCGTGTCCTGCACTCGGTGGTGCAGGCGACGGTCAATCTCGTGCCGCTGAGGTTGCTGCTTTTCGTCCTTTCCTGGGCCGCGCTCGTCCCCATGATCGTCTGTCCGCTATGGACGCTTTGA
- a CDS encoding winged helix-turn-helix domain-containing protein, translated as MVKRHRLSAAAARRIALAAQGFGVSRPNGGSNAGHVKRAIERLGLLQIDSVNVLARAHYLPLFSRLGNYDAEHLDRAAWGRKSQRRLFEFWAHEASLLPLSSHPLFRWRMQRAAANAGDGKGKLHEFRREKAAFIGEVRRELADRGPLAASELSNGGERRGPWWGWNDGKLALEWLFFAGEVTTATRRGTFERVYDLTERVLPEEVLDLPTPAAEEAQRALLRMSARALGVATEGDLRDYFRLGVADTRARLGQLVESGDLLPVEVEGWSKPAYLDPTARQPRRIEARALLAPFDPLIWERARTHRLFDFFYRIEIYTPLAKRKHGYYVLPFLLDDRLMARVDLKADRPSSRLLVHAAHLEPGVEARHVAAPLREELRLMADWLGLEDVSLPRTGSLGRAMRG; from the coding sequence CTGGTGAAGCGTCACAGACTATCGGCCGCCGCTGCGCGCCGCATCGCGCTCGCGGCACAGGGTTTTGGGGTCTCTCGCCCCAACGGCGGGAGCAATGCCGGCCATGTCAAGCGCGCCATCGAGCGGCTCGGGCTTCTGCAGATCGACTCGGTGAATGTGCTCGCGCGGGCGCACTACCTGCCCCTCTTCTCGCGCCTCGGCAACTATGATGCCGAGCATCTCGACCGCGCCGCCTGGGGCCGCAAGAGCCAGCGCCGGCTGTTCGAGTTCTGGGCGCACGAGGCGTCGCTGCTGCCGCTCTCCTCCCACCCTCTCTTTCGCTGGCGCATGCAGCGCGCGGCGGCGAATGCCGGCGACGGCAAAGGCAAGCTGCACGAATTCCGGCGAGAGAAGGCCGCCTTCATCGGCGAGGTCCGCCGCGAGCTTGCCGACCGCGGCCCGCTCGCCGCCTCGGAACTCTCCAATGGCGGCGAGCGCCGCGGGCCGTGGTGGGGGTGGAACGACGGCAAGCTCGCCCTCGAGTGGCTGTTCTTCGCCGGCGAGGTCACGACCGCCACACGGCGCGGCACCTTCGAGCGCGTCTACGATCTGACCGAGCGCGTCCTCCCCGAGGAAGTGCTCGACCTGCCGACACCCGCCGCCGAGGAGGCGCAGCGTGCGCTGCTGCGGATGTCGGCGCGGGCACTGGGCGTCGCCACGGAAGGCGATCTGCGCGATTATTTCCGCCTCGGCGTCGCCGATACCAGGGCACGGCTCGGCCAGCTGGTCGAGTCGGGCGATCTGCTGCCGGTGGAGGTCGAGGGCTGGAGCAAGCCGGCCTATCTCGATCCGACAGCCCGTCAACCGCGCCGGATCGAGGCCCGCGCACTGCTCGCGCCTTTCGATCCGTTGATCTGGGAACGCGCCCGGACGCACCGGCTGTTCGACTTCTTCTATCGCATCGAGATCTACACGCCGCTCGCCAAGCGCAAGCACGGCTACTATGTGCTGCCGTTTCTGCTGGACGATCGGCTGATGGCGCGTGTCGATCTCAAGGCCGATCGTCCCAGCAGCCGTTTGCTGGTCCACGCCGCACATCTCGAGCCGGGCGTCGAGGCGCGCCACGTCGCAGCGCCATTGCGCGAGGAGCTGCGGCTGATGGCGGACTGGCTCGGGCTGGAAGATGTTTCACTGCCGCGGACCGGTTCGCTGGGCCGCGCGATGAGAGGGTGA
- a CDS encoding amidohydrolase family protein: protein MMYAGLGRTSGLFAQGRSDIPRYTLWKIVHNVDHYAADNRKGTMLYTCSPRPGTHLPAARRAVRKTAGPVIDIHCHILSPAAVELVAQAGLTHDEPQVRFSNEATRAVNKAQAETVRPQLTSVERRLADMDKMGVDIQAISPAPPQYYYWTPPEVGRDVARLINDNIAATVAKHPDRLVGLGTVPMQAPEFAVAEMERLVRELGLRGVELCTNVAGAELSEEQFRPVFAKAEELGILIFLHPSGFTDGRRLAQHYFSNVIGNPLDSTVAVSHLIFAGVLDTYPGLKICVAHGGGFLPAYAGRMDHAHGARSDCRLCIEHKPSHYLKKMYFDTIVFEPGQLEYLVGTYGSDHILMGTDYPFDMGMYEPVQFVGDAKLTAADKAAILGGNAARLLKLKRQQPVSRSRPRLQPGTDR from the coding sequence ATGATGTACGCCGGCCTTGGCCGCACTTCCGGCCTCTTTGCGCAAGGACGATCCGACATACCCCGATATACATTGTGGAAAATCGTTCATAACGTCGACCACTATGCTGCCGACAACCGGAAGGGAACCATGCTCTATACCTGTTCGCCTCGACCTGGGACACATCTTCCGGCGGCCCGACGCGCTGTCCGCAAGACCGCCGGGCCGGTCATCGACATCCATTGTCACATTCTAAGCCCTGCCGCGGTGGAACTCGTGGCGCAGGCCGGCCTGACGCATGACGAGCCGCAGGTGCGCTTCTCGAACGAGGCGACGCGGGCGGTGAACAAGGCGCAGGCCGAGACCGTGCGGCCGCAGCTCACGTCGGTCGAGCGGCGACTCGCCGACATGGACAAGATGGGCGTCGACATCCAGGCGATCTCGCCGGCGCCGCCACAGTACTACTATTGGACGCCGCCGGAGGTCGGCCGCGACGTCGCTCGTCTCATCAACGACAACATCGCGGCCACGGTGGCGAAGCACCCCGACCGCCTGGTCGGTCTCGGCACCGTGCCAATGCAGGCGCCCGAATTCGCCGTCGCCGAGATGGAGCGGTTGGTCAGGGAACTCGGCCTGCGCGGGGTCGAGCTCTGCACCAACGTCGCCGGCGCCGAGCTTTCGGAGGAACAGTTCCGGCCGGTCTTCGCCAAGGCCGAGGAGCTCGGCATCCTGATCTTCCTGCATCCCAGCGGCTTCACCGACGGTCGGCGGCTCGCGCAGCACTATTTCAGCAACGTCATCGGCAACCCGCTCGACTCGACCGTGGCCGTGAGCCACCTGATCTTCGCCGGTGTGCTCGACACCTATCCCGGGCTGAAGATCTGCGTAGCCCACGGCGGCGGCTTCCTCCCGGCCTATGCCGGACGCATGGACCACGCGCACGGCGCGCGCAGCGACTGCCGACTCTGCATCGAGCACAAGCCCAGCCACTACCTCAAGAAGATGTATTTCGACACGATCGTGTTCGAGCCGGGCCAGCTCGAGTATCTCGTCGGAACATATGGCAGCGACCACATCCTGATGGGTACCGACTATCCGTTCGACATGGGCATGTACGAGCCGGTGCAGTTCGTCGGCGACGCGAAGCTCACGGCCGCCGACAAGGCGGCGATCCTCGGCGGCAATGCGGCGCGGCTCCTGAAACTAAAGCGCCAGCAGCCCGTCAGCAGGTCACGCCCCCGTCTACAACCAGGCACTGACCGGTGA